The Novipirellula artificiosorum genome segment TGGCAAGATCGCGGCTCGCGACTTGGTCGTCAACGCATTGCGGATGCGGCCTGATCGCATCATTGTCGGCGAAGTTCGCGCCGATGAAACGCTGGACATGCTGCAAGCCATGAACACGGGGCACGATGGTTCGTTGACGACAGTTCACGCGAACAGTCCTCGCGATGCGATCTCGCGATTGTCGACGATGGTGTTGATGAGCGGCATGGAGTTGCCGCCGACCGCAATTCGTGAACAAATTGTCTCGGCGATTGATCTGATCTTCCACGTCCGACGCTATGAAGACGGTGTGCGACGCGTTGAGTCCGTCGATGAATTGGTGGGGTTGGAAGGCAACACGCCACAGTTACAACAAATCTTTCGGTTCAACGTCTCGGGTCGCAAAGGAAAGCGTTTGCAGGGCACGCACGTTGCAACGGGAACCGTACCGCGTTTGGTCGAAAAACTGCACGCCCGCGCGATCGATGTGCCGACCTCTTGGTTTGAGGACGGGGGGCGTTCGACGTCATGATGGTGCTGCTGATCTTGGCGGTCACGCTGTTCGTGCTCGCGGGTGCGACGCTTGCACTGCGTCGTTCACTCGCCGGTGCCTCCGCAGGCAATCGGCTTGGTGATAGCATCGCGTTGCTTTCGCCGACGAACGTGGCGTCGCAAGTCGAGGCGAGTTCAGCACGTGCGGACCGTCGGCAGATCATTCAACCGCTCTCGCGTCCACTACGCTTTTTGCCCTACATGGTTGGTGCGTTGATTTCCTTGACGCTTGGTCTGTTGACTTCGATTCCCATCTCGATTGTCGTCGCGATCGGAATGGTGATCGCTTTGTTGCTGGCACAACTTGAATCCGGGTGGCATGCTTGGCGACTCAGCCGGATCGAACGGCAGTTGATTGATTTACTGGACATGATGATTCCGATGCTGCGCAGTGGAGCCGGAGCGTCGGCGGCACTGGCGGCTGCGTCCGAGGTGACTGCGTCGCCTCTGCGGGATCAAATCAATTGGTGTGTGCGACGAATCCAGCTTGGCGATTCGGGAAGCAGCGTTTTTCGTGAGCTATCGCGACGGATGCCGATCGATGTAATGGAATTGTTCGCCACGACGATGAGCGTTCACTGGGAAACCGGTGGATCGCTTGCTCCCGTGCTGGCTTCCGTCGGACGAGTCGCTCGGGACCGGCAAGAGGTCGCTCGTCGGATTCGTAGCAATATCGCACAAAGCCAATTCTCGACGATCGCGGTTTTGTTGCTGATCTATTTTGTGGCGTTGGTGTTGTGGCTGGACCGACCGGATGTGATGAAAGAATTCGCTAGCAGTTCGCTTGGTTCAGCAGCCATCGCGGCCACGATCGTGTTGCAGGCCGTTGGGATCGTTTGGATGAACGCAATCAGTAGGCCAAAAGCATGAGTGTTCAATTCCGAGTCATGATCGTCGTTGCCCTATGGATGGGGATCGTACTGGTCTGCTATGCCGTTTGGCGAAGGTACCAACGGCATGGCGAGGCGATTGACCGTTTGCAGCGGGAGATGGCTCGCTCTGACTCTCCTGAAATGGATGAGAGCCGAATCGGTTGGCTGAAGCGGCGCATGATGCTGGCCGGATATGGGGCTCCTGCTGCGGGCACGTTGCTGGTTGTGTTGACAATCGTGATGCTTGTGGGGGGGATTCTCTGCGCGTTGCTGTTTCGGTGGTCAGGTCTACAGCGAGTTTTTCTAGAAGGGATCGAATCGGTTCCCGGCGGCCTGTCAGGGATGCTGGCTCCGGTGGTGATTGTTTCGCCCTGGCTGATCGCTGTCATGGTAACTGCACTGCCAATTCTGGTCGTGCGTGCATCTCGCCGTTCTCGGATCGCTCAGGTGTCGCGTGACCTGCCGCTCGCAATGGACCTGTGGGCAACGCTCTCGGAAGGTGGACTCGGGTTCGATGCGGCATTGGATCGTTGGCAGAGGACTCAACGACCGGATCGTGTGTTGGCGAGCGCGTGTCGAGGCTTTCAACGTGATTTGCTGGGTGGGATGCGGCGGAGTGTTGCTTTTCGCAGGTTGGCAGGTCGGCTCGAAGTTCCATCACTCACTCGATTTACCGCCGCGATGATTCAATCGGAACAAATGGGAGCCAGCGTATCAGAGACGTTGCGATTGCAGGCTGAAGACGTCCGAGCTGAGCGTCGCGAAAAGTCGATGGCATTCGCTCAGTCATTGGCGACCAAACGAGTCGTACCGTTGGTTGTCTGTTTTCTGCCCGGCCTGTTCGTTTGGCCTCTTGGTCCTTTCTTCACTCAGCTATTGCGAATTGTCGATTCGTTGACGGGCGGTGGAGGATCGTGAGCAAGCTCATTGATGTTGAGACTGGCGAAGTGCTCTTCGATCGACTGCTTATCGCGGACACGTTCCGATCTCGCGCAGTGGGGTTGCTTGGGCGAAGAAAAATGGGGATCGACGAAGCGATACTCATTCGCCCATGCAAGTCGGTTCACACCTTCTTGATGCGTATGAGCATCTCCGTCGCATTTGTGGATCAAAGTGGGAAAGTGTTGTCTGTCGTCGATCACCTGCCACCGTGGCGTGTCGTAATGGGGCCGCGTGAGGCCAAATTTGTGCTCGAAAGCGCCGCAAACTGTAGGAAGCTTGCGATTGGTCAGCGAGTCGCGACCA includes the following:
- a CDS encoding type II secretion system F family protein, encoding MMVLLILAVTLFVLAGATLALRRSLAGASAGNRLGDSIALLSPTNVASQVEASSARADRRQIIQPLSRPLRFLPYMVGALISLTLGLLTSIPISIVVAIGMVIALLLAQLESGWHAWRLSRIERQLIDLLDMMIPMLRSGAGASAALAAASEVTASPLRDQINWCVRRIQLGDSGSSVFRELSRRMPIDVMELFATTMSVHWETGGSLAPVLASVGRVARDRQEVARRIRSNIAQSQFSTIAVLLLIYFVALVLWLDRPDVMKEFASSSLGSAAIAATIVLQAVGIVWMNAISRPKA
- a CDS encoding type II secretion system F family protein, producing MSVQFRVMIVVALWMGIVLVCYAVWRRYQRHGEAIDRLQREMARSDSPEMDESRIGWLKRRMMLAGYGAPAAGTLLVVLTIVMLVGGILCALLFRWSGLQRVFLEGIESVPGGLSGMLAPVVIVSPWLIAVMVTALPILVVRASRRSRIAQVSRDLPLAMDLWATLSEGGLGFDAALDRWQRTQRPDRVLASACRGFQRDLLGGMRRSVAFRRLAGRLEVPSLTRFTAAMIQSEQMGASVSETLRLQAEDVRAERREKSMAFAQSLATKRVVPLVVCFLPGLFVWPLGPFFTQLLRIVDSLTGGGGS
- a CDS encoding DUF192 domain-containing protein encodes the protein MSKLIDVETGEVLFDRLLIADTFRSRAVGLLGRRKMGIDEAILIRPCKSVHTFLMRMSISVAFVDQSGKVLSVVDHLPPWRVVMGPREAKFVLESAANCRKLAIGQRVATI